A region from the Halichondria panicea chromosome 11, odHalPani1.1, whole genome shotgun sequence genome encodes:
- the LOC135344291 gene encoding LOW QUALITY PROTEIN: protein henna-like (The sequence of the model RefSeq protein was modified relative to this genomic sequence to represent the inferred CDS: substituted 1 base at 1 genomic stop codon), with protein LPNHLQNQNVLVFLFPCIDSGEPIPHVEYTDKEVNTWCTIFCELIKLFPTHTCKEHNHVFPLLQENCGFREDNIPQLEXVSQYLQSCTGFRLRPVAGLLSSRDFLAGLDFRVFHSTQYIRHFSKPNYTPEPDVCHELLGHVPLFCDPSFAQFSQEIGLASLGAPEEYIQQLATLYWFTIEFGLCKQNGQTKAYGAGLLSSFGELEYCLSDKPDVRPLDPFKTSFQKYPITEMQPVYFLANSFENAKQKLMEFARTIPRPFSVRYDPYTQSVDIIKDKSSVQNLVSDIKYEVDILQDALRKLQ; from the exons ttaccaaatcactTGCAGAACCAAAATGTTCTTGTATTTTTATTCCCGTGTATAGATAGTGGAGAGCCAATACCTCATGTGGAGTACACTGACAAGGAGGTCAACACCTG GTGCACCATCTTTTGTGAGCTGATCAAGCTGTTCCCTACTCACACTTGCAAGGAGCACAACCATGTCTTCCCACTGCTACAAGAGAACTGTGGATTCAG GGAGGACAATATTCCCCAACTGGAATAGGTCTCTCAATACCTGCAATCATGCACTGGGTTCAGGCTCAGACCAGTTGCAG GTTTACTATCCTCGCGTGACTTCCTTGCTGGGCTGGATTTTCGTGTGTTCCACTCGACCCAGTACATCCGTCATTTCTCCAAGCCAAACTACACCCCTGAGCCTGATGTCTGTCATGAACTGCTCGGCCATGTGCCCCTGTTCTGTGACCCATCATTTGCTCAGTTCTCACAAGAGATTGGGCTGGCCTCCCTCGGAGCCCCTGAGGAATATATACAACAGTTGGCAACG CTCTACTGGTTTACTATTGAGTTTGGTCTGTGCAAGCAGAACGGGCAGACCAAGGCATATGGAGCTGGTCTACTCTCCTCCTTTGGGGAGTTGGAG tactgcCTGTCTGACAAGCCTGATGTGCGTCCCCTCGATCCATTCAAAACCTCTTTTCAGAAGTACCCCATCACAGAGATGCAACCAGTCTACTTCTTGGCCAATAGCTTTGAAAATGCTAAACAGAAGCTGAT GGAATTTGCACGTACAATCCCCCGGCCATTCTCTGTGCGTTACGACCCCTACACCCAGAGTGTGGACATCATCAAGGACAAGAGCTCAGTGCAGAATCTGGTGAGCGATATCAAGTACGAAGTGGATATCCTACAAGACGCACTGAGGAAGCTACAGTGA
- the LOC135344512 gene encoding uncharacterized protein LOC135344512, with amino-acid sequence MNSFLRQSFRNIVVVYFSPHMFVLPREIHKIMDSSLKSVFSSHKDKPVLTCTDTAYKSLTPAVEDVLRKEQQKDFNRTITDDQKFSIKEVFCVNRDVSLSLVQLMDHLVNYLDSSKLNASVLFVSWQGKYTRPFTDPKTMYHCVLPFTQIPFSSKAKSQAAQFVKSKRLKSNDYISVHIRFEKLFEFAFNSHNSNQTGFYSCCMKRVQLLLEAISNKTQIPLNRTIFIKDIGEHGTDSCHYQGHWHPGKKCKEEMNKMTSMLTVNASEYVPQNINKSNTGFISLVEEASLFDGRLLLTVGSGSFQSALVNRFVDYHSNSTYSASDLHYTVCIKEKSNGLHIDHDVC; translated from the coding sequence ATGAATTCATTCTTGAGACAATCCTTTAGAAACATCGTTGTTGTTTACTTTTCACCTCACATGTTTGTGCTACCGAGGGAGATTCATAAGATAATGGACTCTTCTTTAAAGAGTGTTTTCTCAAGTCACAAAGACAAACCAGTTCTTACTTGCACGGACACAGCATACAAATCGCTGACACCAGCCGTTGAAGATGTACTAAGAAAAGAGCAGCAGAAAGATTTTAACAGAACAATTACTGACGACCAAAAATTCTCCATCAAAGAAGTATTTTGCGTAAATCGTGACGTTTCATTATCACTAGTTCAACTTATGGACCATTTAGTAAACTACTTGGACTCCTCCAAACTAAATGCCAGTGTTCTTTTCGTTAGCTGGCAAGGAAAATACACAAGACCATTTACAGATCCAAAAACCATGTATCATTGTGTGCTACCCTTTACCCAAATACCGTTCAGCTCGAAAGCAAAATCTCAAGCTGCTCAATTCGTGAAATCCAAGAGACTAAAATCAAACGACTACATTTCTGTTCACATTCGGTTCGAAAAGTTGTTTGAGTTTGCATTCAATTCACACAACTCAAATCAAACTGGTTTTTACAGCTGCTGCATGAAGAGAGTGCAACTACTTCTAGAGGCTATCTCCAACAAAACACAGATTCCACTCAATCGAACAATATTTATCAAAGACATTGGCGAACACGGTACTGATTCTTGCCACTATCAAGGGCACTGGCATCCTGGTAAGAAATGCAAAGAGGAGATGAATAAAATGACATCAATGTTAACTGTTAATGCATCAGAATACGTTCCGCAGAATATCAATAAATCCAACACAGGATTCATTTCATTGGTCGAAGAAGCCAGTCTGTTTGACGGTAgactgctactgactgttgGGAGTGGAAGTTTTCAGAGTGCTCTCGTGAACAGATTTGTAGATTACCATAGCAACAGTACATACTCCGCTAGTGACTTGCattatactgtatgtataaAGGAAAAGTCAAATGGTCTGCATATTGACCATGATGTATGTTGA